Proteins encoded together in one Fibrobacter sp. UWP2 window:
- a CDS encoding phospho-N-acetylmuramoyl-pentapeptide-transferase has protein sequence MLCHWLYHITSIDLFDGRLFRAGVAAMLSIVLVLFFMPKYIRLLQGLDATSDFDKDGKSKSPPIMGGLLLVVVVEIVSLLVCKMNGYTISTLVILALFSAVGAIDDIAKVRAKRLIKLGKLKAADYMDKADGISSSLRLFLYFLFSLVVAIFCYKFIPELKGDLTIPFCPIDVFQLHLPNWIFVAFMTFVIAASANGTNFTDGLDSLVSVPILTSMIFVGLVAYVSGNFIFSQYLSVPYLPGCDELFPIALSIAGALLAYLWFNSPPAEIYMGDAGSVGFGAAIGIMFILVQAGLFLPIVCIIIIAEACSVLLQITWFKFTKKTTGTGKRIFLCAPLHHHYQKKWEGKFPSKPLMNSKIVWRMHLVSIFALIVSMVIFFGIR, from the coding sequence ATGCTCTGCCATTGGCTTTACCATATTACTAGCATTGACCTTTTCGACGGCCGCCTGTTCCGTGCCGGCGTCGCCGCCATGCTTTCCATCGTCCTCGTGCTCTTCTTCATGCCCAAGTACATCCGGCTTTTACAAGGGCTAGACGCCACCTCCGATTTCGACAAGGACGGCAAGTCCAAGTCGCCTCCCATCATGGGCGGGCTCCTCCTGGTGGTCGTGGTCGAAATAGTGTCGCTACTGGTGTGCAAGATGAACGGCTATACCATATCGACCCTCGTCATCTTGGCGCTGTTCTCTGCCGTGGGGGCCATCGACGACATTGCGAAAGTCCGCGCCAAGCGTCTCATCAAGCTCGGTAAGCTCAAGGCCGCCGACTACATGGACAAGGCCGACGGCATCTCCAGCAGCCTGCGCCTGTTCCTCTACTTTCTGTTCAGTCTCGTCGTCGCGATTTTCTGCTACAAGTTCATTCCCGAACTCAAGGGCGACCTCACCATCCCCTTCTGCCCCATCGACGTATTCCAGCTTCACTTGCCCAACTGGATTTTTGTCGCCTTCATGACGTTTGTCATCGCCGCAAGCGCGAACGGCACCAACTTTACCGACGGCCTCGACAGCCTCGTCTCGGTGCCCATCCTCACCAGCATGATTTTCGTGGGACTTGTCGCCTACGTGAGCGGCAACTTCATCTTCAGCCAGTACCTGAGCGTCCCGTACCTTCCGGGCTGCGACGAACTTTTCCCGATAGCGCTGTCCATCGCAGGTGCGCTGCTCGCCTACCTGTGGTTCAATAGCCCTCCCGCCGAAATCTACATGGGCGACGCGGGCTCCGTGGGCTTTGGCGCGGCCATCGGCATCATGTTCATCTTGGTGCAGGCAGGGCTGTTCCTGCCCATCGTGTGCATCATCATCATCGCAGAAGCCTGCTCAGTGCTGTTGCAGATAACCTGGTTCAAGTTCACCAAGAAGACTACAGGTACCGGCAAGAGGATTTTCCTCTGCGCACCGCTGCACCACCACTACCAGAAAAAATGGGAAGGCAAGTTCCCGAGCAAGCCGCTCATGAACTCCAAGATCGTGTGGCGCATGCACCTGGTGAGCATCTTCGCGCTCATCGTGAGCATGGTGATATTCTTCGGCATTAGGTAA
- a CDS encoding UTP--glucose-1-phosphate uridylyltransferase: MDIIETLNAAGQQELAAKLESLSGDARALLERDIASQDWLALQSIYEEKSSASLSDNVASDIQPMPFKIASDDLRYDYWKETGEILLGKGQVAAFLVAGGQGSRLGFNGPKGMFDIGLPSHKSLFQLQAERLQNLAAQVGHAIPWCIMTSPLNHEATVNFFREHDYFGMNKDDIRFFEQGTICALNPNGKAVVDENNRLALVPDGNGGCFRALSQSGTLAWLVERGVQYVFLYSVDNALCRICDPAFVGALAADGRAVSASKVVAKAGPGEKVGIFAFQNNKPGVVEYSDLPENLRDMTNADGSLTYDGGNIAVHLFKISGLRKLQTGKLPWHTARKTVCGIEKCFKFEQFLFDAFPLLGSMLPFGVIREEEFSPVKNAEGNDSPKTAREMIGKLHREWLRKAHVEIDPHKLYEVSPTLSYAGEGLSRRLFERELGRNIWEFDA, encoded by the coding sequence ATGGACATCATTGAAACTTTGAATGCGGCGGGGCAGCAAGAGCTGGCCGCCAAACTGGAATCGTTGAGCGGGGATGCCCGCGCCTTGCTGGAACGCGACATCGCAAGCCAGGACTGGCTAGCGCTCCAAAGCATTTACGAAGAAAAATCCAGCGCCTCCCTGAGCGACAACGTGGCAAGCGACATCCAGCCGATGCCCTTTAAAATCGCCTCAGACGACCTGCGCTACGACTACTGGAAAGAGACCGGCGAAATCCTCCTCGGCAAGGGCCAGGTGGCGGCATTCCTCGTTGCGGGCGGTCAAGGTTCGCGCCTCGGGTTCAACGGTCCCAAGGGCATGTTCGACATCGGGCTCCCGAGCCACAAGAGTCTTTTCCAACTGCAGGCGGAACGTTTGCAGAACCTCGCCGCGCAGGTGGGGCACGCCATCCCGTGGTGCATCATGACGAGCCCCTTGAACCATGAAGCGACCGTGAACTTTTTCAGGGAACACGACTACTTCGGCATGAACAAGGACGACATCCGCTTCTTTGAGCAGGGCACCATCTGCGCCCTCAACCCGAACGGAAAGGCCGTTGTCGACGAGAACAACCGCCTCGCCCTCGTGCCCGACGGCAACGGAGGCTGCTTCCGCGCCCTTTCCCAGAGCGGCACGCTCGCCTGGCTCGTGGAACGCGGCGTGCAGTACGTGTTCCTCTACAGTGTGGACAACGCCCTCTGCCGCATTTGCGACCCAGCCTTTGTGGGGGCGCTCGCCGCCGACGGACGCGCTGTGAGCGCATCCAAGGTGGTCGCAAAGGCAGGCCCGGGCGAGAAGGTGGGCATTTTCGCCTTCCAAAACAACAAGCCCGGCGTGGTCGAATACAGCGATTTGCCCGAAAACCTTCGCGACATGACTAACGCCGACGGCAGCCTCACCTACGACGGCGGCAACATCGCCGTTCACTTGTTCAAAATCAGCGGACTCCGCAAGCTGCAAACCGGCAAGCTCCCGTGGCACACCGCACGCAAGACCGTCTGCGGCATCGAAAAGTGCTTCAAGTTCGAGCAGTTCCTCTTTGACGCCTTCCCGCTCCTCGGGAGCATGCTCCCGTTCGGCGTCATCCGCGAAGAGGAGTTCAGCCCCGTGAAGAACGCCGAAGGCAATGACAGCCCGAAAACCGCCCGCGAGATGATTGGCAAGCTTCACCGCGAGTGGCTCCGCAAGGCGCACGTGGAAATCGACCCCCACAAGCTCTACGAAGTTTCCCCCACCCTGAGCTACGCGGGCGAAGGCCTCTCCCGCCGCCTGTTCGAACGCGAACTCGGGCGCAACATTTGGGAATTTGACGCCTAA